The sequence ACGGCAGAATCCCGTGCTGCTGCTCATAACAATACACGCATTTAAAGTTACACGCACTCGTCAGGTAGAGGGCAACGGAAGTTGGAACAACCTCGGACGATTTAGAGTCCACGCTCAAGTAAGGAGGAACCGCGCTTAAGGCCTTCAGGCCTTCTATCACCCGGTTCACATCTTGAGGGCTGATTTCAGGGTATTTTTTTAAGAACTCACTAACGCCCTCTTCGACTCCGCGCTTTCTGATGGAATCAAGCAGTTCATAGCTCTCAGCATCCAGCCGAATAAGGTGGAGCGTCTTTGGCGAGAACAGAATGTACTCATCGAGTACCTTGTCAAGATATAATGAACTAACAAATCCATCGCCACCCATATACATTCACCGCGTATGGTTCTGTAACATCACAAACTTATAAGAATTACGTTGGTTGAAATTAACAGTTCGACAAATGAACTTTTGACGATAGATAAAATGTCATAACATACAATGGAATAAAATCATTTTGATATCCAATAACCAAGTTATACAAAAGTGCACGGAGGCATTAACCAAACAAAGCTTAAAAGAGGGAACCCAGACATTCGTTATCATGAGACTCCTGCTCACCACTTCACAGGGAATCGAGGATCTTGCAAAGGGGGAGGTTGAGAACCTGCTCTCCAGACTTGGAGTTCCGTTTCGTGTGGAAGAGAGACCTCTCGGCGTTGAAGGGCGGGTTCTTGCCGAGGTCGGCGAGGCTTACTACACCGACGAAAAGGGAAGGAAGCGGGACCTGAGCGTCCCAACGTACCTGAACGAACGCTCCAGGCTCCTCCACCGGGTTATTCTGGAGATAGCGAGCGAGAGGTTTGAGGGAATAGATGGGGAGGAGCCGGAAAAAGCCCTCAAGCGGATTGAAGACTTCGTGGCTTCCCTTCCGGTGGAAAGGTACATCAAGACCAGCGAGAGCTTCGCCGTGAGGAGCTTCCGGAAGGGGGAGCACAGGATAACGAGCATAGAGGTCTCGAAGACCGTTGGTAAGGCGATATTCGAGCGTTTAGAACGCTTCGGAACTCCGAAGGTCAACCTCGACCACCCGGCTGTTATATTCCGGGCAGAGCTGGTTGGGGATGTTTTCTTCCTCGGGGTAGACACGACCGGAGACAGCTCGCTCCATAAGAGGCCTTGGCGCGTTTACGACCACCCGGCGCACCTAAAGGCCAGCATAGCCAACGCACTGATTGAGCTGGCAAAACCGGACGGCGGCCCATTCATCGACCCATTCTGTGGGAGCGGTACGATTCCGATAGAGCTGGCCCTGAGGGGCTACGATGGACGGATAATCGGCCTGGAGAAGTATAGAAAACACCTGCGCGGGGCCGAGATGAATGCCCTCTCCGCAGGAGTCCTGGAGCGGATAGAGTTCCTCCTCGGAGATGCCACCAAGCTGAGCGAATACGTCGAGAGTGTGGACTTCGCGGTGAGCAACCTTCCCTACGGCCTTAAAATAGGCAGAAAGAGCATGATCCCCGGGCTTTACTCGGCTTTCTTCCAGGAGCTCTCAAAGGTTCTCGAGAAGCGCGGTGTATTTATAACGACGGAGAAGAGGGCGATAGAGAAAGCAATAGAGGAGAACGGCTTCGAGATCAAGCACCACCGCCTCATCGGCCACGGCGGGCTCATGGTACACACCTACGTAATAGAATAGCCAGGGAAAGAAAAGAAAGAGAGCTCAGACCTTCAGCGCCTTGACCGCGCTGAGGGTCTCCTTGAGGTCGTCGTAGCCGTAGCGGAGGTATCTCCTTCCCTCGTTTTCATACCCGTCTGCGAAGGCACTCCAGGCCCTGTTGAGGGCCCTCTCGCCCCTGCTAAAGACGCTCATGATGGTTCCGTAGGTCATGAGGCCCTCTATCCTGAGGGGCTGCGCCTTCTCGGCGAACTCATCGAGCTCCTCGAGGATTCCGGTGAGTTCTTCAACGGCCTTCTCGCGCGGGGCGTCCATTATCCTCTCGATCCTGCCAAGGGCATCGGTGAGGAGCCTCTCAAGCTCCCTGACGCCTCCGGTTCCACTCTGGGCCGCCCTGTGGAGCTCCTCCTTCGCACCCTGGCGCCTGAGGAAGATGCCCGCCCCCATGACGACCAGGGAAGCGGCTAAGCCGCCCCACATGGGAGGGATCCTGGCGGCGGTGATGGCTCCCGCAACGAGGCCTACCGTGAGCAGGACGTTTCCAACGAGCTTCTTCATTTCCATCACCTCACGGGTGGAGCACTCCCATAACGGTCAGGACCGCGAAGAGGAGCGTCATTGCCGCCTCTCCGACCATCAGTCCGGCCGCGACCGGGAGCACCTTCTCGGTTATGAACTCGTTGCCCTTCTTCCTCTTCGCCACCTCGTGGACGATACAGCCTAGGCCGTAGGGCAGGATGTAGAGCATCGGCAGGTACATCGACAGGCCGACGAGGACGCCAAGTCCCGGTATTCCGCTCATGGAGAGGGCGAAGCCGAGGATTCCTCCCGCGATGAACTTGTCCACCGGGACGTTGCCGCCGAGGATCGCATCGACCATGGACTTGAGGGCCATGGCCTGCGGGGCCGGGACGGTCTCGTTTCCGATGCCGTAGGCCTTCCATATGAGGCCAACGACGGTGAGGGCTATTATCGGGCCTATCCAGGCGGTGAGGAGCTCAACCTTCTGCTGCCTGGAGGGAATACCGCCAACGAGGTGGCCGGTCTTGAGGTCCTGCATCATGTCGGCGGCGCCGGAGATGGCGACACCGACGGTGG is a genomic window of Thermococcus celericrescens containing:
- a CDS encoding OPT/YSL family transporter, translated to MILLYLTGKQVPLTILLGATVGVAISGAADMMQDLKTGHLVGGIPSRQQKVELLTAWIGPIIALTVVGLIWKAYGIGNETVPAPQAMALKSMVDAILGGNVPVDKFIAGGILGFALSMSGIPGLGVLVGLSMYLPMLYILPYGLGCIVHEVAKRKKGNEFITEKVLPVAAGLMVGEAAMTLLFAVLTVMGVLHP
- the trm14 gene encoding tRNA (guanine(6)-N2)-methyltransferase, with translation MRLLLTTSQGIEDLAKGEVENLLSRLGVPFRVEERPLGVEGRVLAEVGEAYYTDEKGRKRDLSVPTYLNERSRLLHRVILEIASERFEGIDGEEPEKALKRIEDFVASLPVERYIKTSESFAVRSFRKGEHRITSIEVSKTVGKAIFERLERFGTPKVNLDHPAVIFRAELVGDVFFLGVDTTGDSSLHKRPWRVYDHPAHLKASIANALIELAKPDGGPFIDPFCGSGTIPIELALRGYDGRIIGLEKYRKHLRGAEMNALSAGVLERIEFLLGDATKLSEYVESVDFAVSNLPYGLKIGRKSMIPGLYSAFFQELSKVLEKRGVFITTEKRAIEKAIEENGFEIKHHRLIGHGGLMVHTYVIE
- a CDS encoding cell division protein, with the protein product MEMKKLVGNVLLTVGLVAGAITAARIPPMWGGLAASLVVMGAGIFLRRQGAKEELHRAAQSGTGGVRELERLLTDALGRIERIMDAPREKAVEELTGILEELDEFAEKAQPLRIEGLMTYGTIMSVFSRGERALNRAWSAFADGYENEGRRYLRYGYDDLKETLSAVKALKV